A stretch of Synechococcus sp. MIT S9220 DNA encodes these proteins:
- a CDS encoding segregation/condensation protein A yields MDAGLNQRADAGARLAIRLLQDAAQQGDLDPWDVDVIAVVDGFLDQLKQRIEVPRQVEEALKRRGGSYERDLADSSEAFLAASVLVGLKAEVLEASTFPPQPEVEEMFEADFAGQGWLDPSFDIPRHPERHLQRRPVAPPPLRRPVTLGELIEQLESIAEQLESDELEMRRRQRQKRYSNKEAIAQVAALAHREKLPETTAAMGVFLNGWEAALQWVNFEHLVTQWNDIADDDLDKDRVGVFWALLFLSSQGQVELEQMDSLHGPIRLKRLLAPGTMAQMPLTSLDVPAVMPAEGAVAA; encoded by the coding sequence ATGGATGCCGGGCTGAATCAGAGAGCCGATGCCGGTGCAAGGCTCGCGATTCGCCTGCTTCAGGACGCTGCTCAGCAGGGTGATCTTGATCCATGGGATGTGGATGTCATCGCTGTGGTCGATGGCTTTCTGGATCAGCTGAAACAACGGATCGAAGTTCCCCGCCAAGTTGAGGAAGCGTTGAAGCGACGCGGCGGAAGCTATGAGCGTGACCTGGCCGACAGCAGTGAAGCCTTCCTGGCAGCGTCAGTGCTGGTGGGACTCAAAGCAGAAGTGCTTGAAGCCAGCACGTTTCCTCCGCAACCAGAGGTTGAGGAGATGTTTGAGGCGGATTTTGCTGGCCAGGGATGGCTAGATCCAAGCTTCGACATCCCTCGCCACCCCGAGCGACACCTGCAACGCCGACCGGTGGCTCCACCACCGCTGCGGCGCCCGGTCACGCTGGGGGAGCTGATTGAACAACTGGAATCGATTGCAGAGCAGCTCGAATCAGACGAACTGGAAATGCGCCGACGCCAGCGTCAGAAGCGCTATTCCAACAAGGAAGCGATCGCTCAGGTGGCCGCCCTCGCTCACCGAGAGAAACTGCCGGAAACCACAGCAGCCATGGGCGTCTTTCTGAACGGCTGGGAAGCAGCCCTGCAATGGGTCAATTTCGAACACCTGGTGACTCAATGGAACGACATTGCCGACGACGACCTGGATAAGGACCGCGTAGGGGTGTTCTGGGCACTTCTGTTCCTGTCTTCACAAGGCCAGGTTGAGCTGGAGCAGATGGACTCGCTACACGGTCCGATCAGACTCAAACGGCTACTTGCTCCAGGCACCATGGCCCAGATGCCTCTGACCAGCCTGGACGTGCCAGCTGTCATGCCGGCCGAGGGAGCCGTGGCGGCTTAA
- a CDS encoding NDP-sugar synthase, which translates to MKAMILAAGKGTRVQPITHVIPKPMIPILQKPVMEFLLELLKEHGFAEVMVNVSHLAEEIENYFRDGQRFGVEIAYSFEGRIEDGELIGDALGSAGGLKKIQDFQTFFDDTFVVLCGDALIDLDLTEAVRRHREKGALASLITKRVPKEQVSSYGVVVSDAEGRIQAFQEKPKVDEALSDTINTGIYLFEPEIFEHIPSGESFDIGSDLFPRLVEVGAPFYALPMEFEWVDIGKVPDYWRAIRSVLQGDVRQVGIPGKEVRPGVYTGLNVAANWDRIDVQGPVYVGGMTKIEDGATLIGPTMIGPSCHICEGATIDNSIIFDYSRIGAGVQLVEKLVFGRYCVGKNGDHFDLQEAALDWLITDARRQDLVEPSPQQKAMAELLGTDLTTAAS; encoded by the coding sequence ATGAAGGCGATGATCCTGGCCGCGGGCAAGGGAACAAGGGTTCAGCCGATCACACATGTGATTCCCAAACCGATGATTCCAATCCTGCAGAAGCCAGTGATGGAATTCCTGCTGGAACTGCTCAAGGAGCATGGTTTCGCGGAGGTGATGGTCAATGTGTCCCACTTGGCCGAGGAGATCGAGAACTACTTCCGAGATGGCCAGCGATTTGGCGTGGAAATCGCTTATAGCTTCGAAGGCCGTATCGAAGATGGCGAACTGATCGGTGACGCTCTGGGCTCCGCTGGCGGGCTGAAGAAAATCCAGGATTTCCAGACGTTCTTCGACGACACCTTTGTCGTGTTGTGTGGCGATGCACTCATCGACCTTGATCTCACCGAAGCGGTGAGACGTCACCGGGAGAAAGGTGCCCTCGCCAGCCTGATCACCAAACGTGTTCCGAAGGAACAGGTCAGCAGCTATGGCGTTGTCGTGAGTGATGCGGAGGGACGCATTCAGGCCTTCCAGGAAAAGCCGAAGGTGGACGAAGCCCTGAGCGACACCATCAACACAGGCATCTATCTCTTCGAACCAGAGATTTTTGAGCACATCCCTTCGGGTGAGTCCTTCGACATCGGCTCGGATCTCTTCCCCAGGCTTGTGGAGGTCGGTGCACCGTTCTATGCCTTACCCATGGAGTTCGAATGGGTCGACATCGGCAAGGTCCCCGATTACTGGCGGGCGATCCGAAGTGTGCTTCAGGGTGATGTTCGCCAGGTGGGCATTCCTGGCAAAGAGGTTCGTCCTGGGGTCTACACCGGCCTGAATGTGGCGGCCAACTGGGACCGGATCGACGTTCAGGGCCCCGTCTATGTCGGTGGCATGACCAAGATCGAAGACGGAGCAACGCTGATCGGCCCCACGATGATCGGGCCCAGCTGCCACATCTGCGAAGGCGCCACAATCGATAATTCGATCATCTTCGATTACTCACGCATCGGTGCAGGCGTCCAGCTCGTCGAAAAACTGGTGTTCGGCCGTTACTGCGTTGGCAAAAATGGCGACCATTTCGATCTTCAGGAAGCTGCCCTCGACTGGTTGATCACCGATGCCCGGCGCCAGGATCTGGTTGAGCCCTCCCCTCAGCAGAAAGCGATGGCTGAACTGCTCGGGACTGACCTCACAACTGCTGCGAGCTGA